One Setaria italica strain Yugu1 chromosome II, Setaria_italica_v2.0, whole genome shotgun sequence DNA segment encodes these proteins:
- the LOC101762931 gene encoding probable galacturonosyltransferase 4 translates to MRSRLGLDDLAHAALVFQQQKRARREGQPEPANHTPTRSLRNRNATRTVAEEEVAAESGTTQMRQENEFKFHSISTFKRLSDITGHQVPCLICADFHFFFVRLVFAVASAAFDREDAPNLVWPQIAASLAKDLTIERLGEHKNRVLSATDHWQAVEGASSRSRVPGKPDASVLREESETRNADEEDAPVIEGNERARLGQGGVIKQVVGSEASADGFGEPRDGKEAVLQNGEEVGIKLLHPIDAEHKEGSDEAGENIVSGMHTVGNLNSSSSETRDATTSRKHQTRVSNNNSARSTANRSAGRSTTSPDATIHIIKDQLTRAKTYLGFVASRGNHGFARELRARMRDIQQALGDATSDRQLPQNVHSKIRAMEQTLVKVRKIHDSCSGAVNRLRTVLHSTEQQLESNKRQANYLAQVAAKSLPKGLHCLTLRLTNEYYFTNPKNKDFPYAEKLEDPKLYHYALFSDNVLAAAVVVNSTLVHAKKPENHVFHIVTDRLNYAAMKMWFLANPLGKAAIQVQNIEEFTWLNSTYSPVLKQLESRFMIDYYFRNGHARPDENPKFRNPKYLSILNHLRFYLPEIFPKLNKVLFLDDDTVVQRDLTALWLVDLKGKVNGAVETCRETFHRFDKYLNFSNPLIAKNFDPHACGWAYGMNIFDLSEWRKQNITEVYHTWQKLNENRLLWKLGTLPAGLVTFWNRTFPLDRSWHQLGLGYNPNVNEKDIRRAAVIHYNGNLKPWLEIGLPKYRKYWSRHVDFDQVFLRECNINP, encoded by the exons ATGCGCTCGCGGCTCGGGCTCGACGACCTCGCTCATGCCGCGCTCGTGTTCCAGCAGCAGAAGCGCGCGAGGAGGGAGGGCCAACCAGAACCGGCCAACCACACGCCTACCAGATCGCTGCGAAACCGCAACGCGACGCGGACGGTAGCTGAAGAAGAGGTCGCTGCTGAGTCCGGCACTACGCAAATGCGGCAGGAGAATGAATTCAAATTTCACAGCATTTCTACTTTCAAAAGGCTCAGCGATATCACTGGCCACCAG GTTCCGTGCTTGATTTGTGcggattttcattttttttttgtccgtTTGGTTTTCGCAGTGGCGAGCGCCGCATTCGATCGGGAGGACGCGCCCAATCTGGTGTGGCCGCAGATAGCTGCGTCCCTGGCCAAAG ATTTGACCATCGAGAGGCTTGGGGAGCACAAGAACCGTGTGCTATCAGCAACAGATCACTGGCAGGCAGTTGAGGGAGCGAGTAGTAGGAGCCGTGTGCCCGGAAAGCCTGATGCGAGCGTACTGAGGGAGGAGTCTGAGACACGGAAtgcggatgaggaagatgcccCAGTTATTGAGGGGAATGAGAGGGCACGGTTGGGCCAGGGTGGTGTGATCAAGCAGGTTGTTGGAAGTGAGGCAAGTGCAGATGGATTTGGTGAGCCcagggatggcaaggaagctgtACTGCAGAATGGAGAAGAGGTTGGGATAAAGTTGCTGCATCCAATTGATGCAGAGCacaaggagggatcggatgaaGCAGGGGAGAACATCGTTTCTGGAATGCACACTGTAGGAAACCTGAATTCATCTTCTAGTGAG ACTAGAGATGCTACTACCTCCAGAAAGCATCAAACAAGGGTGAGCAACAATAATTCTGCTCGTAGCACAGCAAACAGAAGTGCTGGTCGGTCCACAACATCACCAGATGCAACAATTCACATCATCAAGGACCAGTTGACAAGAGCAAAGACATATCTTGGATTTGTTGCATCTAGAGGCAATCATGGATTTGCAAGGGAGCTCCGTGCACGGATGAGGGATATACAACAAGCACTAGGTGATGCAACTAGCGACCGGCAGCTACCTCAAAA TGTCCACAGCAAAATTAGAGCAATGGAGCAGACACTGGTGAAGGTCAGGAAAATTCATGATAGCTGCTCAGGTGCTGTAAACAGGCTCCGTACAGTCCTTCACTCAACAGAGCAGCAACTCGAATCAAACAAAAGACAAGCCAACTATTTAGCGCAAGTAGCAGCTAAATCACTACCCAAGGGTCTCCATTGCCTTACACTGAGGCTTACAAATGAGTATTATTTCACCAACCCAAAGAATAAGGATTTTCCATATGCGGAAAAGCTGGAAGACCCCAAACTCTATCACTATGCCTTGTTTTCTGACAATGTATTGGCTGCTGCAGTGGTTGTTAACTCAACACTTGTTCATGCTAAG AAACCAGAAAACCATGTTTTCCACATTGTGACAGATAGGCTTAACTACGCTGCAATGAAAATGTGGTTCCTGGCTAATCCATTGGGTAAAGCTGCTATTCAGGTTCAGAACATTGAAGAGTTTACATGGTTAAATTCAACCTACAGTCCAGTCCTGAAACAGCTGGAATCCCGGTTTATGATTGATTACTACTTCAGAAATGGGCATGCTAGGCCTGATGAAAATCCTAAGTTTCGGAATCCCAAATACTTATCAATTCTCAATCATCTGAGGTTCTATCTTCCTGAGATTTTCCCAAAGCTTAACAAGGTGTTATTTCTAGACGATGATACTGTAGTGCAACGGGACTTAACTGCACTTTGGTTGGTAGATCTCAAAGGCAAGGTTAATGGTGCTGTTGAGACTTGTAGGGAGACATTCCATAGGTTTGATAAGTACCTCAACTTCTCAAATCCTCTTATTGCCAAGAATTTTGATCCACATGCATGCGGTTGGGCATATGGCATGAACATATTTGATTTGTCCGAGTGGAGAAAGCAAAACATCACTGAGGTCTACCATACCTGGCAAAAGCTG AATGAAAACAGACTATTGTGGAAGCTAGGCACACTCCCTGCTGGTCTTGTAACATTCTGGAACCGTACGTTCCCTCTTGATCGTTCCTGGCATCAGTTGGGGCTTGGGTACAACCCAAATGTCAACGAAAAGGATATCAGGCGGGCGGCTGTCATCCACTACAATGGAAATCTGAAACCCTGGCTTGAGATTGGATTGCCCAAATACCGCAAGTACTGGTCGAGACATGTCGATTTCGATCAAGTGTTTCTACGGGAGTGCAATATAAATCCCTGA
- the LOC101777925 gene encoding uncharacterized protein LOC101777925 has protein sequence MGADQFLSISEGGLGGEAVYCAVILWLSVVSWIIFSWVGGDEDGMRRGRRRRGSRGSPVFVGAAGICDGTGPGCSGGYGICGTCID, from the coding sequence ATGGGGGCGGATCAGTTCCTGAGCATATCGGAGGGCGGGCTCGGCGGGGAGGCGGTCTACTGCGCGGTCATCCTGTGGCTGTCCGTGGTGTCGTGGATCATCTTCTCCTGGGTCGGCGGGGACGAGGACGGGatgaggagggggaggaggcgccggGGCAGCCGCGGGAGCCCCGTGTTCGTCGGCGCCGCGGGGATCTGCGACGGCACGGGGCCAGGGTGCAGCGGCGGCTACGGCATCTGCGGAACCTGCATCGACTAG
- the LOC101778321 gene encoding nuclear transcription factor Y subunit C-6, translating to MDPTKSSTPPPPPVMGAPVAYPPAAYPPAAAAGAAAYAPQLYAPPAAAAAQQAAAAQQQLQMFWAEQYREIEATTDFKNHNLPLARIKKIMKADEDVRMIAAEAPVVFARACEMFILELTHRGWAHAEENKRRTLQKSDIAAAIARTEVFDFLVDIVPRDDAKDVDAAAAAAAAAAAAGIPRPAAGVPATDPLAYYYVPQQ from the coding sequence ATGGATCCCACCAAATCCAGcacccctccgcctcccccagTCATGGGCGCCCCCGTTGCCTACCCTCCAGCGGCTTACcctcccgccgcggccgccggagccgccgcctaCGCTCCGCAGCTctacgcgccgcccgccgcagccgctgccCAGCAGGCGGCCGCtgcgcagcagcagctgcagatGTTCTGGGCGGAGCAGTACCGCGAGATCGAGGCCACTACGGACTTCAAGAACCACAACCTCCCGCTCGCCCGCATCAAGAAGATCATGAAGGCCGACGAGGACGTCCGCatgatcgccgccgaggcccCCGTCGTGTTCGCGCGCGCCTGCGAGATGTTCATCCTCGAGCTCACCCACCGCGGCTGGGCGCACGCTGAGGAGAACAAGCGCCGCACGCTCCAGAAGTCCGACATTGCTGCCGCCATCGCCCGCACAGAGGTGTTCGACTTCCTCGTCGACATCGTGCCGCGCGACGACGCCAAGGACGTtgacgctgctgccgccgccgctgcggcggctgcggctgccgggatcccgcgccccgccgccggcgtgcctGCTACCGACCCGCTTGCCTACTACTATGTCCCTCAGCAGTAA